The Candidatus Tanganyikabacteria bacterium nucleotide sequence GTTCGGCCGCCGGCGCCGACGTCCCTGGGAAGCCGTAGGATCCTGACTACCGGGCATCTGGCGCCCTCGATCTCCTGACCTGCGGTCGGCCGCACTTCCTGGAAAGGGTAGGCGGCCATGTCCAGCCGGCATCCGCAGTCGGCCGGGCTTCGCGGGGCGCTGCCTTTGTGAGGTTCCTGCACCCCGGTTTAACGCCATATACCGTCCGTCGCCTCCCATATCATCCCCTGGAGGCCCAAGGGGTCGACACCTTGGGTGTCGATCCCAGGCCCAGATTCAGAGTGAGGAACCCATGGACGGAATCAACGCCATGCCCACCTACCTGACCACGCGGGACGTCGCCAGGCGCCTGCACGTGCGGAAGGCCACCGTCGAGAGGTGGTGCCGCTCGGGAGATCTGGCTGCCGCGTTCGTCGGCCGCCAGTACCTCATCGATCCCGCCGATCTCGCGCGCTTCGTGCGGGAGCGACGGGGCCGCTGATGGCTTGCTAGAGCGGATCTAGAACCGGTCGAGAGAGATGTTCGGAGAAGTTCGCATCAATTCGTGGGTTTCCGCCCGGTCTAAATCTAGGTGTATTCGCTATTTCCAGACGGATCGGAAAATTGTTCGGGCGATCGCATCAAGATTCCCTAGAAGTCCCAGCACCAGGGGTGAATTCTCGGAACAAAAGACGGATAACGATCCAGGGAGGCATTTGCCTCGGAAAGGGACACCATGCCTACCACACTAGACCAGATCATCGCGATCTTCAAGCAGATCCTCGCCGATAAGATGCGGAGGCTGCCGTGTAGCTCCCATCCGAATACGCGGGACCGCATCACCCGGAGCAGGTTGAAGGATCTCCCCACCCACACCAAGTACGTGGTGCAGGCCCTCGGGCGCGACAACGCCCATGACGTGCTGGCCACCGAGCTGGTGGAGGACACGGCCCGGGCCGTCGAGACCTACCTCGCGGCAGCCGGAAAGGGCGAAGACGTCATCCGGAACACGATGAGCTCGATCCGGCTTTTGCGAGACCTGGCGATCGAGCTTGGTGAGCCGATCCCGGTGCATGTTCACCCGGCTCTCGCCCGTCCCGGGCGGAACCGGCTCACCGAGGTGATCGACGGCAAGCGCACGAAGATCGCGAAGTCCGAGCTCGGCTCCTACTCGCCCTATGGCCTGCACTACCGGGACTGGCCCGACTCGCTCAAGGCCGAGTTCGAGGGCATCAAGAGCTTCATGATGGACCCGCTGCGTCCAAAGCGGCGCCGGAAGGCGGTGCGGGCGAAGTACATGGTGACGTGGCTCAACCGCGCCGAGCGGGCCTTCGGGTACCTGGTGGGTCAGGGTGTTCCCAAGGAAGAGCTTTCCTTCAAGAGGCTGATCGAGACGGACTTCATCGAAAAGTACCGCGAATTCCTCTTCGAGCGGCGTGGTCACAAGGACACCTACACGACCTACGACGACCTCTTCATCTGGCAGAACCTGGCCGCCAACTTCTACCTCAAGAAGTCCAAGGCGAACGCCATCGCCGACTTCCTCAAGGGCGTCTTCCCGGTCAGGGTCAAGGACAAGTCCGGCCTGCTCTACCGGGTGCCGGTCGAACAGGTCTACGACCTCGCGAGGAAGCTGATCGCAGAGGCCGAGATATACGAAGCCAACGTCAGGCGCAAGCACGGCCGCAAGAGCGCCATGGCCGTGGTGGCGTTCCACTGGCACCGTGCCGCAGCCTACTGCTTCCTGGTCGCCACATGGCTGCGCGAGAAGAACATCGTGCAGGCCACGATCCTCAACCTCTTCAAGCGGGACGGGGTCTGGCGGTACCGCTACGGAGCAGTCGACATGAAGGGCGACCGCGACAAGGGCGACCCGGTGATGGACCTGTGGGAGCGTGACGAGTTCGACGCCCTGCTTTTCCGGGCACTCGACAAGGCCGTCCAGCTGCGCCCCCACCTCGTGGACCTCTACCTGGCCAGCAACCCGGACGCCCAGCCACCCCTGGAGTTTTTCCTCAACCGAAAGGGCAAGGGGTACACCGAGGCCGCCTTCAGGAACTTCATCGACTCGGTGTCCCGGGCCTATCTCGGCCACGATCGGCGCTTCTCGCCACACGACATTCGGACCATCATCCCGTCAGCCATCATCGAGAAGTTCGACGATGCCGAGCTCACGACGATCCAGCACCAGCTCCACCATAGCCACTTCTCGACCACTGAGCAGTTCTACGCGTGGTGCCGCACAGCCCTCAACGTCCCGATGGCGCGGGAACGAATGGAGCGCCGCGA carries:
- a CDS encoding helix-turn-helix domain-containing protein, encoding MDGINAMPTYLTTRDVARRLHVRKATVERWCRSGDLAAAFVGRQYLIDPADLARFVRERRGR